A region of the Clostridium estertheticum subsp. estertheticum genome:
TATTCTCATGTTCACTTACTACCATGGCTTTAAATTTTCTCGTTGTCATAAATTTAAACTCTCCTCTCTAAAAATAATAGTTTGACATAAAACTAATTATATATATAAAATAGTTTTATGTCAAACTATTTTACAAGTCAGTTTATATTGACTTATACTTTAACATAAGATTATAATATACATAATTATTAAGTTATATACATAAGTCTAAAGTTGAGGTTTTTATATGAATGATAAATATATAATACATTTTATAAGCAGAACTAGAAAAAAAATGATAAGTTTTATCGAAAAGAAATTACTTGAAAATGGACTAAATGGATTGATTCCGTCTCATGGGAATATTCTCACTGCTCTATACGAGAATAATGGAAAGTTAACAATGAAGAAAATTGCTGAAATAACTAGAAAAGATAAATCAACCATAACACCATTGATAAATAAGCTATTGGAGTATGGATATATAACAAAGGAAAAAGATGAAACAGATAAAAGAGTTACTTATATAATAATTACTAGTAGAGGTAATCAGATAAAAGACAAGTATAAGGCTATTTCTAATGAAGTGAATATTACTGCATATAAAGATTTTTCACAAGAAGAAAAAGTAATATTTTTAAAATTATTAAAGAAAATGAATAATAATTTTAATTAAAAATAAATCTGACACCATATGAATAATGATGTCAGATTTATTTTTATTCCATTGAGATGTAATTTCTCATTTTAAAGGAAACATTTAAATGGTAAATCTATGTCTCCATCAAAACAGTCATCAAAACCACGAGGATAATGGTATTCGCGTTTATCTTTATCTGCAGGATAAATGAATTTTCCTCCTACTTGCCAGATGTATGGAAGGAATTTATATTGCAATCTGTCCTTTTTCATTTCAAATAGTACATTAATTTCCTCGGTGTCTGCTTGGAAGTTTGACCATATATCATGATGAAATGGAATTACAACTTTAGTATTTAAAGCTTCACCCATTCTAAGTATGTCTGATGCAGTCATTTTGTCGGTTATGCCTCTAGGATTTTCTCCGAAAGAACCTAGTGCTACATCTATTTGATAATCGTTTCCGTGTTTAGCATAATAGTTAGAGTAATGTGAATCACCACTGTGATAAATAGTTCCACCTGGTGTTTTTATAATATAATTTACTGCACGTTCATCTATGTTGCCAGGCATTTTACCTGCTAGAGTAACTTCTTTTGGAACTGTAATTAATGCAGTACGGTCAAATGATTCAAGAGCAATAAGCTCTGTATCTTTAATTTTAACAACATCTCCAGGTTTTACTACAATACAACGATTTGCAGGTACGCCCCAGCTAATCCAGAGGTCAACACAAGTTTGAGGTCCTATAAAAGGTACAGATGAATCACAATTTTTTATAACTGCAGTTGCTACATTTATATCAATGTGATCATTATGATCATGTGTTGATATTACAGCATCAATTTGTTTAATAGCAAATGGATCTAAAACAAAAGGAGCTACTCTAAGGTTTGGTTGCAATTTTTTACATCCAGACATTCTTGCCATCTGATGTTCTGGTTTTATTAAAGGATTTTTCATCGTTTTTTTACCTGTGCCACACCATAAATCAATACAAAGGTTTGCATTGCCTTCTGATTTTACCCAAAGGCCTGTACAACCAAGCCACCACATTGCAAAGCTACCAGGCTTAACTACTTCTCTTTCAATTTCTTCATTAAGCCAAGTTCCCCATTGGGGGAAAGTGCTTAGTATCCAGGATTCTCTTGTTATATCATCTATTTTACTCATATTATTCACCATTCCTTTTATAATTATTATTTTACTTCGTCTAGATTTAAAGCTTCTCTGATTTTACTTTCTATTTCTACTTCCGATAAAAGATTTCTAAGTCCTATAATTTTTGTTTTAGAACGGGCATTTGTAAAATTTGATACTAAGGACTCGGAGACAAAAACCATGTCAAAAGAAGATATAACGGATTTTGCCTCACCAACACTAAGGTGATCAACATCTACGTCAATTTTTAGTTTTTTGAAAACCTTAATAATCTTCATTTTAATCATTTGGCTTGATCCCATTCCATTTCCACAAGCTGCTAATACTTTCATTTTAATATCTCCTTTTTTAATATGAGTTTAACAATCAATGTCTACATGTGTAAAATAATTTGATTTATTTTTACGATATTGTATTTGAGGAATAACGAGCATTGCTACAATTAGAGCAAATACACCAAATATTTTAAATGTATTTGCAAAAACACCGAATGCAGGCCAAATGGTAGCCCAATCAATGTTACCATGCCATCCGCCAGTAAGAGGGTTTTGAACTCCTGCACCAAAGAACCATATTGCAAAAGCACCACCTAGTACCTGAAGCATGCCACAGCAAATTGGTATTATTGTAGCGGCACGGACACCACCGCGTTTATTAGCAAATACTGCTAAAGTTGCATTATCAAAGAATACTGGTACGAAACCTGTGATAATCATAACCGGGGAATGAAATATGAGTAACCCTGCGATTGCTATGAACTGACCAAGTGCTCCAAAAACAAAACCATATACAACGGCGTTCTTTGCACCAAATCCATAAGTAGCGGCGCAATCAACAGCAGGAGTTAATCCTGGTATAAATTTATCAGATATACCTTGGAAAGCTGTTGTAAGTTCTGCAACAAACATTCTAACACCACTCATAAGTATAAATAGGTAAACTGAAAATGTTAAAGAGCGATTTATAATATAAGCTGCGAAGGATAATGTTGCTGGAAAGTTACCAGAAGCAACTTTGCCGATTGGGTTTTCTAGTCCTCTCATGTACGGTTCACCAAGAATCAACATAATGATACCAAAGAAAACTAACATTAAAGTACCAGCGGTCACAACGTTATCATTAAATATTGAAAGAAACTTAGGTAATTTTATGTTATCTAGGTTTTTATCTTTATTACCTAGTTTGCCAGCAATTTTATCTGTTAACCAAACTGCTCCCATTTGCTGATGACCAATAGCAAAACCAGCATTGTCTGTAAGGTTGTTACATGCTTCAACTGTTAAGTTTGAGAATACAGCTTGATATGTACCAACGAGCAAACCTACTATAATAGCTCCAGTTGCATTAGCGTAATCAGGTAATGCAAAGAATACAATAAAAGTTGCTGTTGTTGCCTGCTGAAGCATGATATGACCTGTAAGGAAAAGAGTCCTTATTTTTGTTATTTTACCAAAGGCAACTAATAGTAAGTTCCATAAGAATGCGAACATAAGTGCAATCATAACCATTGAGGCTAATGAACCTAAGCTTTTATTTGCAGCAGCTAGTCCAAAATATGGATCAATAACTGCGGCATTCATGTGAAAACGATCATTTAAACCTGCAAGAATAGGTCTGAATGTAGTAACAAGACCACCAGCACCTATATTCCAAATCATTATGCCAATGATACATTTCATTGTTCCTGCAAAAGTTTCGTGTATTGGTCTTCTTAGAAATAAATAACAAATTAATACAATTAAACTAATGAAATATTCTGGTTTTGTAAGAATGTTGTCTGAAAACACTTTAAAGAATCCACTATTCGCAATACTATTAATATCCACTAATTTGACCCCCTAATTAAATACTATTCTATATGAGATTTGTTTAATTCTCTTGCTAATGCTTCTGGGTCTGTACAATTACGTATAAAGTCCATATTTTCTTCTTCTGAGAGATAATCGCTTAATTTTGAAAGTAAACCAAGATGATCAGTATCATTTACAGCAGCGAGTGTTATAACGATGTCTACAGGATCATTTTCGCAATTAAAATGCACTGGCTTTGATAAGGAAAGCAAACTGATACCGGTTTTTAAAACGGTTACATCTGGCCTCGAATGAGATAATGCAAGTCCTGGTATTATTACAATGTATGGACCATATTCTTCAACAGTTTTAATTGTTAAGTCAATATATCCTTCAGTAATGTAATTTGAGTTAACGAGTAGTTGACCTGAAAGTCTCATAGCTTCTACCCAATCTTTAGCTGTAGCATTTAAATTAATGTTTTCTGAAAGAATGATGTTTTCATTAAGAATAATATTATTGTTAATTTTAATCACTTCCTTTATAAAATTAAGTTTTGATATTCTGTATACTTTTATGATAGCGATATTATTATACAATGTCAACATATGTGTAACAATTGCACATATGTGCAAAGGCTACAATTGAACTTCATCATCCAATTCTAAAATTTTTAACGCTGCGGTATCATCTATTATAAGTGTTTTTATATATTTACCTCTTATTGCGCCTAATATAGCTTTAGATTTTTCTTTTGATCCTGCAACGCAAATGACATCTGGTGCGTTATAAAAATCTATTAAATCAATTCCTATAATAGTGTTGTTTAACTCAGACTCAATTTGTTTACCATTTATATCATAGTAACGCCCGCCAATGTGTCCAACAGCTCCACTTGATTGAAGTGAATATTGAGTATAGCTGTCTATATATTTGCTCCAGGCCGTATTAGAAATAGTTGAATCTATAGACCCTACGCTTGTTAATATAACTGTGGCTCTCTTAGCAAGAGACAAAGTATCTGATATATAAGGGTCACGTATAAGTTTATCTTTCATATCTTTATCCTCCACAAAAAGGGGAGCTAATAAGTAATGATATTTTCCTCCGTAAATCTTCGCGAATTGTTTTACTAGATCTATTCCATCTATTTCTGGATTATCTTTTAAAGCAGCTCCCATTATTTGTACTACTGTGAGGGGAATGTTTTTGTTAGACTTAAGACTTTGAACAGTATTGTATATAGTGTTTCCCCAAGATATACCAAGTATAGTATTCTTATTTATTTTAGCATCTATATAGTAAGCTGCAATTTCACCAAGTTTAATCAGAGTTAATTCATATGAAGATCCCTTTGTATTAATAATTCTTACATGTTTTAGTTTGAATCTCTTTATAAATTCATTCTCAATGTCCATTAATCTTTCCCAAGGTTCTTTTATAATTATTTCTACTATTTTTTTATCCCTTGCCTCTTTTAATAATCTTGAAATTTTAGAACGCGAAGTGAACAAACGTTCAGAGATTTGTGATTGAGTCATATCATGTTCATAATAAAGACTTGCTACACTAGCTAAAAGACTGTTTTTTTCATTTTCATTCATATTATCAAAGTCATTCATAATTAAAACTCCTTTTTAATCAATATTTTAGGTAAAAGTTATATGCCAAGGGCAGTTAATTAGTAATAATTCAGTTGCTCAGTAGAAAAATAAAAATTTTAGAGCAAGTAATACTATAAGGTATTGAACAAATGATATTTATAGTGAACATATACTTATAATATAATTATAATATTATAATGAAAAAAATGCAATAAACTATATATAGTAAGGCTTACGAATTAAACTGCGCATATGTGCAATGTATGGCAATATGTTGACTGAGGAAAAACTAGATGATATATTTAAATAAAAGTTTAGTCAAAGGGGTGTGAAGGAATATGTATGATTTAAATAGAGTTCCTATTGGTATTTATGAAAAAGCTTTGCCTTCTAGTTTTTCCTGGGAAGAAAAGTTAACATCAGCAAAAAAAGCTGGTTTCGACTATTTGGAAATTTCAATTGATGAAACAGATGAAAGGTTAGCCAGACTTGAATGGTCAAAGGAAGAAAGAGAAAAATTAAAGAAGCTTATTAGTGCTACTGGGGTTATGATTCCAAGTATGTGCTTAAGTGGTCATAGAAGATTCCCCTTTGGAAGTAAAGATGGAAATACTCGTAGTAAAGCCTTGGATATTATGAAAAAGGCAATTGAACTATCCGCGGATCTAGGGATACGGACAATTCAATTAGCTGCCTATGATGTATATTATGAGGAAGAGGATGAGATTACAAAAGCTTTTTTTATAGAGGGAATGGAAAAATCCATAGCAATGGCAAGTAAAGCAGGCGTAATGCTTGCACTTGAAATAATGGATACCAAATTTATAAGTACTATATTAAGAGCAATGCCATATATAACTAAATTTAATTCCCCTTGGTTTAAGATATATCCAGATTTAGGTAATTTGAGTGCTTGGGGTAGCGATGTTGAGGCAGAACTAGAACTTGGACTTCCACATACTGTTGCAATTCACGTAAAAGAAACAAAGCCAGGAGTATTTAAAGAGGTTCCTTTTGGTGAGGGGATTGTAAAATTTGCTGCACTTTTTAAAAAATTAAAAGAATTAAATTATCAAGGACCCTTTCTAATAGAAATGTGGGCTGATAATAGCAAGATTACTACCAAAGAAGATGCTGTGCGTGATATTTATAACGCAAGAATATTTGTTAAAGAAAAAATGATCGAAGGTGGGATGGTAAATGCTAAAAGAGCTTAAAGAAAAAGTGTTAGAAGCTAATTTACAGCTTCCTAAAAAGGGATTAGTAACATTTACTTGGGGAAATGTAAGTGCAATTGATAGAGAAAAAGGATTAATTGTAATAAAACCAAGTGGAGTTTCCTACGAAAAAATGAAAATTGATGATATGGTAGTAATTGATCTAGATGGCAAAATAGTGGAGGGTAAATTAAATCCTTCCTCAGATACTGATACACATATATTACTTTATAAAGAATTTAAAGGAATTGGAGGTATAGTGCATACTCATTCAAGTTGGGCAACGAGCTGGGCACAGGCCGGGATGTCAATACCTTGTTTTGGAACAACGCAAGCAGATTATTTTTATGGAAGTATTCCATGTACTAGAAAAATGTCGAAAGAAGAGATTAAGGGAAGATATGAATATGAAACTGGTAAGGTAATTGTGGAGACATTTAAAGGAATTAATCCGGAATTTGTACCAGGTGTATTAGTAAATAATCATGGTCCTTTTGCTTGGGGAAAAGATGCAATGGAATCGGTTCATAATGCTGTTGTAATGGAAGAGGTTGCAAAAATGGCTTATAGAAGTATTCAATTAAATGAGGAGCTAGGATCTATAGACAATAATCTTCTAGGCAAGCATTTTTTAAGAAAACATGGTGTAAATGCTTATTATGGTCAAAAATAAAATAAATATATTAGATGAGGTGGCAAATATGAAAATTAATAAAAAGGTCATTGCAAATTTAACAAAATGTTATTCAGTAGCTCCCTTAAAATATAAGGGTACAAACTGTTTTTTAGTAGCAGCTGAAAAAGTTGATCGTTGTATACTTTTTGATTTAGAAGGAAATGAAATTGAAACAGTATGGAATGAACCTGGTGGTGTTATGAGTATGGTTCAGGTACCAGGAACTAATGGACAGTTTTTGGCAACGCATAAGTTTTATTCACCGAATGATTCAAAACAAGCGAAAATTGTAATAGTAACACCTGGCACGGACGGGCGATGGAGTGTTAAAACTTTAGTAAACCTTCCTCATGTACACAGATTCGACTTAATCAAGCGAAACGGTAATATATACCTAATAGCATGTACTTTAAAATCAGGTCATGAATATAAAGATGACTGGTCAAGCCCTGGAAAGGTATATGCAGCTAAGCTTCCTAATGATTTAAGCAAATTTAATGAGGAGTTTCAGCTTGAGCTAAAGGTAATAAAGGATGGTATGCTAAAGAATCACGGATATTATAAAGTGATGGAAGATGGAGTAGAGACAGCTGTAATTTCATCTGAAATTGGAGTTTTTCAGTTTGTACCTCCAGAGGTAGAAGGGGTGGAATGGGAAATTAAGCAACTAATAAATACTCCTTCAAGTGATGCTGTTCTAGTGGATATTGACAATGATGGGGAAATGGAATTGGCTGTACTTGCACCTTTTCATGGAGAAACTGTGCGAATATATAAGAAGATAGAAGGAACTTACAAAGAAATGTATGCACATCATGAGCCTGTAGAATTTACTCATGCCCTTTATGGAGGGGATTTATGTGGAAAACCTTCTATTGTAGTTGGACATAGACAAGGCGAAAAATCCCTATTTGCACTTACGTATAATATTGAAAAAGGAAAGATAGAATGCGAAAATATTGATACAGGGTGTGGACCTGCTAATGTATATCATTATGTAAAAGATCATAAAGATATTATTATAGCTACAAACCGTGAAATTGATGAAGTGGCTATGTACACGATTGAACCTTAGAGAGGAGGAAATCAAATTTATTATCATATAGACTTGTTTTATGATAAAATTAGTTATTAGAATTATTTATCTTTTGATTGGAGAGTTTAATATGTGTATTAATGAAAATTTTAGACTAACAATATTAGAAACTAGTGATGTTCATGGAACAGTCTTACCTATAAATTATTCGGACAACTCCTATGCAAACTGTGGCCTCGCAGCCTTATCCACTATAATTGAAAGGGAAAGAGAAATAAATCAGGCTACCTTACTTATAGATAATGGGGATATGGTTCAAGGTACAGCGCTTACATATTTTCATGCTAAAATTAATAATAGTAGGCCAAATCCAATGATTGAGGTCATGAACCTTATGGGATACGATGCTGCTGTAATTGGCAATCATGAATTTAATTATGGAAGGGCTTATTTGGATAATGCTATAAAAACTTCAAAATTTCCATGGTTATGTGCTAATATTACAAATAAAATTACAGGGGAAAGTTTTATTAATAAACCTTACATTGTTAAAACTTTTAATAATGGTTTAAGGGTAGGTATTTTAGGGGTAACAACTAAGTATATTCCTAACTGGGAAAGTGAAGGTACAATTAAGGACTTAGATTTTAAAGATGTAGTAGAGAGCGCAAGCTATTGGCTCCATATAATGAAAGATAAAGAAGCTACGGACATAAATATAGTATCCTATCATGGCGGGTTTGAAAGAGATTTAGAAACGGGGGAACCTTCTGAAAAACTCACAGGAGAAAATCAAGGTTATGAGTTATGTACTAAAGTGAGTAATATAGATGTGCTTCTAACTGGCCACCAACATAGAGTTATAGAAAATTTATTGGTAAATGGTGTTTTAGTTGTGCAACCAGGTTACAATGGTAATTGCATTGGCAAAGTAACTATGGACTTAGTCAAAATATCTGGCAAATGGTCGGTGCGAAGTAAAGTGTCTAAAGTTATTGATGCAAATGCCTTAGATGTTGATAAGACAATTTTGAATGTTACATGCCCAATAGAAACAGAAACGCAAGCTTGGCTTGATATTCCGATTGGACATGTAGAAGGGGACATGCTTATAAAAGACCCATTAAAGGTAAGGCTTAAAGATAATGCTTTTGTTGAGTTTATAAATAATGTTCAGATGGATGCAGCAAAGGTTGATATATCAAACACAGCTATCTTTGATAATAAATGTAAGGGTTTTAATTATAAGATTACGATGAGAGATATAATATCAAATTACAAATATCCGAATACATTAAAGGTAATTAGGATAAAAGGTTCTGATATAAAAGCGGCTCTCGAGAGAACTGCAGAATATTTTAGTTTAGTTGATGGTGAGGTAAGGTTAGCAAAGAATGGTAATAATATTAAACTTCAACATTATAATTATGATATGTGGGAAGGCATAGATTATGTTATAGATATTACAAAACCTATAAACTTTAGAATTACGAAAATTAATTATAAAAACGCTCCTATTAATATGGAAGGGGAATATTCTGTAGTAATGAATAATTACAGAGCAGGTGGCGGTGGTAATTATTTATTGTTTAGGGGTAAACCAGTCCTTAAAGATATACAGGTAGATATGGCTGAACTGATTGCAAATTATATACTAAAGAGAAAAACAATTAAAGCAACCGTTAATGATAATTGGAAAGTTATATACTAATTAAAATTAAAGAAAAAGTAACAAAAACTAAAATAGTTTTTGTTGCTTTTTTTTTATTAAATTAAGAAATAAACGAATAGTATAGAATATTAAACATATTATTAATAGAGCAAAAAGGAGAACTATAATAATGAGTGAGATTGAGTATAAGAAGGTTGTTTCTAAAGATTGTCCAACAATACTAGGCCAAAAGCATTTATTAAATATAAACGATGAATATCTATTATCAAACGGTGGAGTTTTGATAGATAATGGAGGAAATTTGATTTGGAATACTAAGTGGGAACATTATTTTTCAAGAGCTATATATATAAAAGAAAAACAAATGATTTTGACCAATAGAACTCTTGATTTTGGTATAGAGGGGGAGTATAACTGTGGAATAGCTTGCATTGACATGAAAACAGGGGATTATATATGGAAACATTTCTATGACAAATATGAATCTAAGTTTAATTTAAGAAAAAAAGAACCGGACATTAACATGATTAGAAGTATAAAAAAGGTATGTGCTGATGAAAATTGCGTATATGCTGATGATTTTAAAGTTAATTTGGATGATGGGTCTTATTCATATATAGGAGAAAGAAGAATAAAAAAAAATAAAACACCAAATGAAATTTATGCGGAGTTTGTAAAATCATTTAAAGAAAAGATCCATAATAATGCTGAATATAAATTAAATTTTAATATCAAAGAAAATATTATTAAGATCAATAATCAAAAATTATTTAAAGAAGGATACTGTTTTAATAAATGTGATTTTATTATGGAAACAGATCAAAGTATACATTTTTTTGGTACACCAGCAAAGAGAAATCACCAAAATGCAATATTATTTAAATACTCAAAAAAACTAAAAAAAATGGTGGAAGAAATTGATCTACCATTTAGGAATGCACCTTTTGAAGCCTATGACTTTTTTGGAAAGGGTATGCTGATTTTTGTAAGAGACGATATATATTTGTTGAAAGACTTTTTCTTAGAGTAGAGTATAGATTATTAATATAAAGAAGAAAAGTTGTGCTCAGTTAATAAGGGCATAACTTTTCTTCTTTTGTTATTTTACCACTGTTTAAATCTATAAGCATTACGTAAAGATATAGAAAATTTAAAAGCAAAATACTGCATTTGGGGGGGACCCAATGCAGTATTTTTTATACATATAACAATAAAGTTGGTATATTTAAATTATTGACTATTTTACAAATCTTATTCATTTTATTTGTAAGATTTTTATATAACTTTTGGAGTAGTATTTGGTTGTTTTATTATTTATACAAAAATTGAAGGATATTTGCATATATTTGTTGAATAATGACAGTGTAATGATTTAATTGTAGGTAGAGCATTTTAAACGCGATATAAAAATGTATTAGCAGTTATGTAATTGCTCGAATATAATTATATATATGATTATGTTATTTTAGAACAAAAGTAAAAAATATATTACAAGGGGATTAAAATGAGAAATATTAAAAAATATCTGACTTCTATTTTGGGGGTAATACTTATTTTCAGCTTGACTGGTTGCTCAAGTGTACCTGAAAATGTTACAAAAACAACTTTATCAAGTAAAGTATCGTCAAAGCAGAATACAACTGAGAAACAGCTTCAATCTACTAAAAATATAAGCTTAGCTAACAAAAAGGAAGCTAATGGTAAATTAAGGATTTCATATATAGATGTAGGACAAGCTGATAGTATTTTGATAGAGCAAGGAACAAGCTCAATGCTAATAGACGCAGGAAATAATGAAGACTCAAGTACTGTTAAAAATTATATAACAAAGCAAGGTATTACGAAACTTGATTATATTGTAGGGACTCATCCACACGAGGACCACATTGGAGGACTTGACTATGTAATAAATAGTTTTCAAATAGGTAAAATTTATATGCCAAAGGCTACATCAAATACTAAGACTTTTTTAGATGTGGTAAGTGCTATTAAAGCTAAGGGAATGAAAGTAATTGCACCTACAGTGGGGGAAACTTTTAAAGTAGGGGGTGCAACAGCTACAATTTTAGCACCCAACAGTACTGGCTATGAAGATTTAAATAATTTTTCAATTGTAATAAGATTAACCTTTGGAAATAATAGCTTTATTTTTGACGGGGATGCAGAGGGAGCATCTGAGAATGAAATGTTATCCAAAGGTATTGACATAAGTGCTGATGTGCTTAAGGTTGGACATCATGGTTCTAGCTCATCAACTACTCAGGCATTCTTAGATAAAGTAAATCCTAAATATGCGATTATTTCAGCAGGCAAAGACAATAGTTATGGCCATCCTCACAAATCTACAATGGATAAATTGAAAGCGAAAGGTGTTAAAGTTTATAGGACTGATGAAAGTGGAACAATAGTCGCGACATCTGATGGTAAAAATATAACCTTTAATACTAAACCAGGTAGTTATGCTTTTCTTGGGTCAGGCTCAAGTTCTTCTAGTAAAAGTTTTTCAAGTAGCGGAAACTCGACAGTTAAAAAAGTTGCGATAAAATTGCCTAAATCATCAAATAATAGTAAAATTGTATATTATACTCCATCAGGGAAATCATATCATTATGATAAAAATTGTAGAACACTCGCAAGAAGTAAGACTATATTAAGTGGAACGCTAGGTGAAGAATTAATTTCTTCTCATAATGATCCTTGTAATATATGTGCAGGAGG
Encoded here:
- a CDS encoding ComEC/Rec2 family competence protein, with amino-acid sequence MRNIKKYLTSILGVILIFSLTGCSSVPENVTKTTLSSKVSSKQNTTEKQLQSTKNISLANKKEANGKLRISYIDVGQADSILIEQGTSSMLIDAGNNEDSSTVKNYITKQGITKLDYIVGTHPHEDHIGGLDYVINSFQIGKIYMPKATSNTKTFLDVVSAIKAKGMKVIAPTVGETFKVGGATATILAPNSTGYEDLNNFSIVIRLTFGNNSFIFDGDAEGASENEMLSKGIDISADVLKVGHHGSSSSTTQAFLDKVNPKYAIISAGKDNSYGHPHKSTMDKLKAKGVKVYRTDESGTIVATSDGKNITFNTKPGSYAFLGSGSSSSSKSFSSSGNSTVKKVAIKLPKSSNNSKIVYYTPSGKSYHYDKNCRTLARSKTILSGTLGEELISSHNDPCNICAGGN